The following coding sequences lie in one Halomonas sp. 'Soap Lake #6' genomic window:
- a CDS encoding alpha/beta hydrolase gives MPALRAIRQCLSLGTLILLISGCGSTHQGALSLTAEEEANRKQEVTFTRLQPQRYTPDEWPQVLYARVLLPDTLNAKQRPAALIVHGGGWRNRSPDDMDGIAEQLAQQGYVTVNIEHRFAPEYRFPTQLHDLQQAMAWIHANSQEWQVDTNRIVGVGFSSGAHLVSLLALAGVEGALAKPYGGEHSRLAAVLAGGLPSDLLKFDDGRLVVDFIGGTRAEENEAYQLASPARQITPQAPPFFLFHGSWDRLVPVDHATDFYQALQENNIESELYLQSFRGHFASFLFRGSAIEAGIAFLNRQVNH, from the coding sequence ATGCCAGCTCTACGTGCGATACGTCAGTGCCTTAGTTTAGGCACTCTAATACTACTCATCAGTGGGTGCGGCTCAACACACCAAGGAGCGCTTTCCCTCACTGCTGAAGAAGAGGCCAATCGTAAGCAGGAAGTGACCTTTACCCGTCTACAGCCTCAGCGCTACACCCCCGATGAGTGGCCCCAAGTGCTATATGCCCGAGTACTGCTACCCGATACGCTGAATGCTAAGCAACGGCCAGCGGCGTTGATTGTACATGGCGGCGGCTGGCGCAACCGCAGCCCCGACGACATGGATGGCATTGCCGAGCAACTAGCGCAGCAGGGGTACGTGACAGTCAATATTGAGCATCGCTTTGCCCCTGAGTACCGTTTTCCTACCCAGTTACATGATCTACAGCAGGCGATGGCATGGATTCATGCTAACTCGCAAGAGTGGCAGGTAGATACCAATCGCATCGTGGGTGTCGGGTTTTCGTCCGGTGCGCACTTAGTGAGTCTGCTGGCACTGGCTGGGGTAGAGGGAGCGTTGGCCAAGCCCTATGGCGGTGAACATAGTCGTCTAGCCGCTGTGCTGGCAGGAGGGCTGCCGAGTGATTTACTGAAATTTGATGATGGCCGTCTGGTGGTCGACTTTATTGGCGGTACCCGTGCTGAAGAAAACGAGGCCTATCAATTAGCATCCCCCGCCCGGCAAATTACGCCACAGGCACCGCCATTTTTTCTATTTCACGGCAGCTGGGATCGGTTAGTACCGGTGGATCACGCTACTGATTTTTATCAAGCTTTGCAGGAAAACAACATTGAAAGCGAACTTTACCTGCAAAGCTTTCGGGGGCACTTTGCCAGCTTTTTGTTCCGCGGCAGTGCCATTGAGGCGGGTATCGCATTTCTCAATCGGCAGGTAAACCATTAG
- a CDS encoding tripartite tricarboxylate transporter permease has product MIDFGAVGQGMDLLFSSFGPWLVVVPGIILGLIFGATPGLQISMAMAIFLPMTMYMDFIQAMLFLTAIFTGGSFGAGIPAILMNIPGTSSAIATAFDGYPMARKGQHNQALGVALASSVIGALIGYVVLFFMIQPLSYMVLRLGPAEMFVVILWGMTLIASLKGEQVLKGLVAGFIGLLVGTIGFSEIGLARGTMGQTYLLDGVPVIPAMMGMFAASELFKLANKGFIVESADDRKVKIGEIFEGCKMAIRYPVVMIRGGLIGVLVGAVPGVGSSVSNLLSYIETKRRDRDPDSYGKGNPKGVVASEAANSSSEGGSMATLLALGIPGGGATAVMLAAFAMHNITGGPQFIRQQTDVVYAIIFANFAQVFLLVIIGLLFIPLLANIVKVPMRFLIPSVLVLAVMGSFGLTGNMTGPATVLVFAVIGWIFRHYGYSVPAAVIGMLLGSLAEKSLLHSYQISGGDISYVFERPVTLAIFALLLISLFSQPLMKRLKARQEAVQLR; this is encoded by the coding sequence ATGATTGATTTTGGCGCGGTCGGGCAGGGTATGGATCTGCTTTTTTCCAGTTTTGGCCCTTGGTTGGTAGTAGTGCCGGGTATCATCTTAGGGCTAATTTTTGGCGCTACTCCTGGTCTGCAAATTTCCATGGCCATGGCAATTTTCCTGCCCATGACCATGTACATGGATTTTATTCAGGCCATGCTGTTTCTCACCGCTATTTTTACCGGTGGCTCATTTGGTGCTGGTATCCCCGCTATCCTGATGAACATACCGGGTACCTCTTCGGCGATCGCCACCGCTTTTGATGGTTACCCAATGGCGCGTAAGGGCCAGCATAATCAGGCGTTAGGTGTCGCGTTAGCATCATCTGTGATTGGCGCGCTGATCGGGTACGTGGTGCTGTTCTTTATGATTCAGCCGCTTTCGTACATGGTGTTGCGGTTGGGGCCAGCAGAGATGTTTGTGGTTATTCTCTGGGGCATGACACTGATTGCGAGCCTAAAAGGCGAGCAGGTTCTCAAAGGGCTAGTGGCTGGTTTCATTGGTCTGTTAGTTGGCACGATTGGGTTTAGCGAAATCGGTTTGGCTCGCGGCACGATGGGGCAAACATATCTGTTGGATGGCGTGCCGGTTATCCCAGCCATGATGGGGATGTTTGCGGCCTCAGAGCTGTTCAAGCTGGCGAATAAAGGCTTTATCGTTGAATCTGCTGATGACCGCAAGGTAAAGATTGGCGAGATTTTCGAAGGCTGCAAGATGGCGATCCGCTACCCCGTGGTGATGATTCGCGGTGGTTTGATAGGGGTGTTAGTAGGCGCGGTTCCTGGCGTAGGCTCTTCGGTGTCTAACTTGCTTTCTTATATAGAAACCAAGCGTCGTGACCGTGATCCCGACTCGTATGGGAAAGGCAATCCAAAGGGCGTAGTGGCATCAGAAGCGGCCAATAGCAGCTCTGAGGGTGGCTCAATGGCAACGTTGCTGGCGCTTGGGATACCCGGTGGTGGTGCAACAGCGGTTATGTTGGCGGCATTTGCCATGCATAACATTACGGGTGGGCCGCAGTTTATCCGCCAGCAGACAGATGTGGTTTACGCGATTATTTTTGCTAACTTCGCCCAAGTGTTTCTACTGGTAATCATCGGCTTACTGTTTATTCCGCTTTTGGCCAATATCGTTAAGGTACCCATGCGGTTTTTGATTCCTTCGGTACTAGTGCTAGCGGTAATGGGCTCCTTTGGTTTAACCGGTAATATGACGGGCCCCGCCACGGTACTGGTTTTTGCTGTGATCGGCTGGATATTCCGCCACTACGGCTACTCCGTGCCTGCCGCCGTAATCGGCATGCTGCTGGGGTCGTTGGCTGAAAAGTCGCTACTCCACTCCTACCAAATCAGCGGTGGTGACATTAGCTATGTGTTTGAGCGCCCAGTGACGCTGGCTATTTTTGCATTACTGCTAATCTCGCTATTTAGTCAGCCACTAATGAAGCGTCTTAAAGCGCGCCAAGAGGCTGTTCAACTGCGATAA
- a CDS encoding Bug family tripartite tricarboxylate transporter substrate binding protein codes for MLNTSRASLSFNLKSLLVGATAAIASLSIALPAVADDFPTRPLNVVVGFGTGGSADRLARIMSGHISEEVGVPVQVTNRPGAGTQVASNYVLNVPDDGYTLYASTFAPYLPNSILTGGANFSVDDFSYINFQWFDLDLIAANKDSGYEDLPSLLEAIREERGQVRGAVVQGSAGHLMVRLLLDEAGIPQENLNLVTYNSGGEARSAVAGGQVDFVSISAQGSEGIREFLTPLAIVSDERIEQWDVPPINEALAPMDLEVPVLQGSMRGFAVTSEMERQHPERFEKLSSAIQSALARKDVQEQLERNEMGGVWVGPERSNELMRENYQVFEKYAHLLN; via the coding sequence ATGCTTAACACTTCCCGCGCTTCACTATCGTTTAATCTTAAATCTTTATTGGTAGGTGCAACGGCCGCCATTGCTTCACTGTCGATTGCGCTTCCTGCTGTAGCTGATGATTTTCCGACGAGACCGCTCAACGTGGTGGTGGGCTTTGGTACTGGCGGAAGTGCGGATCGCTTGGCCCGTATTATGTCGGGCCATATCTCGGAAGAAGTTGGCGTACCGGTACAAGTGACCAACCGCCCAGGTGCGGGAACGCAGGTAGCCTCCAACTATGTGCTTAACGTTCCTGACGATGGCTATACCCTCTACGCCTCGACATTTGCGCCTTACCTGCCTAACTCTATCCTGACCGGTGGGGCTAACTTTAGTGTCGATGACTTTTCTTATATCAACTTTCAGTGGTTCGATTTAGACCTTATCGCTGCCAATAAAGATAGCGGTTACGAAGACTTACCCAGCTTACTGGAAGCCATTCGCGAAGAGCGTGGCCAGGTACGTGGTGCCGTGGTGCAAGGCTCTGCTGGTCATTTAATGGTTCGCTTGCTGTTGGATGAGGCGGGTATTCCCCAAGAAAACCTCAACTTGGTGACCTATAACAGCGGTGGGGAAGCACGTTCAGCAGTAGCGGGTGGTCAGGTGGATTTTGTCTCTATCAGTGCTCAAGGCAGTGAGGGGATTCGTGAGTTTCTTACCCCACTGGCGATTGTGAGCGATGAGCGTATTGAGCAGTGGGATGTGCCGCCGATCAATGAAGCATTAGCACCGATGGATCTTGAAGTGCCGGTACTACAAGGCTCCATGCGTGGCTTTGCGGTAACAAGTGAAATGGAGCGCCAACACCCAGAGCGTTTTGAGAAGCTCTCTTCGGCGATTCAAAGTGCTCTCGCCCGTAAAGATGTACAAGAGCAACTTGAGCGCAATGAAATGGGGGGTGTCTGGGTTGGCCCAGAACGCTCCAACGAATTGATGCGTGAGAACTATCAAGTGTTTGAAAAGTACGCCCACTTGCTGAACTAA
- a CDS encoding response regulator transcription factor has product MKALVVEDNINLARSIAATLREAAFNIDVADDGKKALHILEQGGYDLLVLDLGLPELDGISLLRKLRHQQNTIPVLIISARDSLDQRIHGLEVGADDYLCKPFSLEEVAARARALVRRAKHFGGETLQCGRLEFFPDAMELRLDGKPMLLHRRELEVMEYLLINQNRLVNKDQIIDRLSTSDESVSYAAVETYISRIRKKIGYDFGLKTVRGLGYYLESKDQEPQNSSGQTYE; this is encoded by the coding sequence ATGAAAGCGCTGGTAGTAGAAGATAATATTAATTTAGCGCGCTCTATTGCAGCCACACTTAGGGAGGCGGCTTTCAATATTGATGTTGCCGACGATGGCAAAAAAGCCCTCCATATACTCGAACAGGGTGGGTATGACCTGTTGGTATTGGACCTTGGACTGCCGGAGCTAGATGGCATCTCCCTTCTGCGTAAACTACGCCATCAACAAAATACCATCCCCGTGTTAATCATCTCTGCGCGAGACAGCCTGGACCAACGCATTCATGGGCTAGAAGTGGGTGCAGATGACTATTTATGTAAGCCTTTTTCCCTGGAAGAGGTTGCTGCGCGGGCACGGGCACTCGTCCGGCGGGCTAAACACTTTGGCGGAGAAACCCTGCAGTGTGGGCGTTTAGAGTTTTTCCCCGATGCCATGGAACTGCGTCTTGATGGTAAACCTATGTTGCTGCACCGCCGAGAGCTGGAGGTTATGGAGTACCTGCTGATCAACCAGAATCGCCTCGTCAATAAGGATCAAATCATTGATCGGCTCTCCACCTCTGATGAGTCGGTTAGCTATGCTGCTGTAGAAACCTACATATCGCGAATTCGTAAAAAAATTGGCTACGATTTCGGTTTAAAAACAGTGCGTGGGCTGGGCTATTACTTAGAGTCGAAAGACCAGGAACCTCAAAACTCTTCAGGCCAGACGTATGAGTAA
- a CDS encoding sensor histidine kinase codes for MSKRQSIRSRLLLWIGLPFCALAILALISSHLLLSHQINETFDDLLLNAAQRLERRIYTADGVLRINMHYFSVSTLGSRGEGKIFYRIKETNGNMIAGFSGLSDPPTASHEPVFYDVNYAGNELRAVTLTFPFNRGSEPVNIEVIVAESKEARYTLTNDFMVTLTGLMVVTGLLAISIALLAIHLGLAPLNAVSQALRQRSPNDLQALDDDAPKEILPLIQSINHLMQRMKRSIESTQQLNADVSHQLRTPISEIRALTEISLKDTPQSPVHSSLQEIQRIAEHASHTVKQLLKYAKTRNELVDSSHLERVDLVAICQEACAQTAPNIYKRGQELAFDLKQPIPTIIGDPITLRWLVTNLIENASLHAGGSHAYQGTITVTLTADAGQIVLTVSDEGTGVDEAQIAKLTERFFRHNKHSPGSGLGLAIVEQIATAHSALLTLSNRHQGGFEVSVTFPSAT; via the coding sequence ATGAGTAAAAGGCAATCTATTCGTAGCCGCCTACTTTTATGGATCGGCCTTCCCTTTTGCGCACTCGCGATTCTAGCGCTAATTTCTAGCCATCTTTTGTTATCTCACCAGATTAATGAAACCTTTGATGACCTATTGCTTAACGCAGCTCAACGGTTAGAGCGCCGCATCTACACTGCAGATGGCGTACTACGTATCAATATGCACTACTTCAGTGTCAGTACACTTGGCAGCCGAGGTGAAGGCAAAATTTTCTATCGCATTAAAGAAACTAACGGCAACATGATTGCGGGCTTTAGCGGTTTGTCAGATCCCCCAACCGCATCACATGAACCGGTTTTTTATGATGTGAACTATGCCGGTAATGAATTACGCGCAGTGACACTCACCTTTCCCTTCAACCGAGGCAGTGAGCCGGTAAACATTGAAGTCATTGTGGCCGAATCGAAAGAAGCACGTTATACGCTCACCAACGACTTTATGGTTACCCTTACAGGGCTAATGGTCGTGACGGGACTGCTGGCTATTTCCATTGCTTTACTGGCGATTCACTTGGGGCTGGCACCGCTCAACGCCGTTAGCCAAGCGTTACGCCAACGTTCACCGAATGATTTGCAGGCGTTGGATGATGATGCTCCCAAAGAGATCTTGCCACTAATCCAAAGCATCAATCATTTAATGCAGCGGATGAAACGCAGTATTGAAAGTACCCAACAGCTTAATGCCGACGTATCACATCAACTTAGAACGCCCATTTCAGAGATTCGCGCGTTAACCGAAATTTCGCTAAAAGACACACCGCAATCACCGGTGCATTCTAGTCTACAAGAAATCCAGCGCATCGCTGAGCATGCCAGCCATACCGTAAAGCAGTTGCTTAAGTACGCCAAAACACGTAACGAGCTAGTCGATTCCTCCCACCTGGAAAGGGTCGATTTAGTGGCGATTTGCCAGGAAGCCTGTGCCCAAACCGCTCCTAATATTTATAAGCGAGGCCAAGAGCTAGCGTTTGACCTGAAACAGCCAATACCCACCATCATTGGCGACCCTATTACATTGCGCTGGCTAGTCACTAATCTTATCGAAAATGCCAGCCTGCATGCAGGCGGCAGCCATGCTTACCAAGGCACTATTACCGTTACATTAACGGCTGATGCAGGCCAGATAGTCTTAACAGTGAGTGATGAAGGTACTGGAGTGGATGAAGCGCAAATTGCCAAGCTAACGGAGCGCTTTTTCCGCCACAACAAGCACTCGCCTGGTAGTGGGCTAGGGCTGGCGATTGTCGAGCAGATCGCCACCGCCCATTCAGCGCTTCTCACACTCTCCAATCGGCATCAGGGCGGCTTTGAAGTCTCAGTTACCTTTCCCTCTGCTACTTAG
- a CDS encoding tripartite tricarboxylate transporter TctB family protein, giving the protein MSEYKRDYGDFIVLMGLAGFTLWYLLDAIRVSATPQNLLLILPLAIIVLAIIALELALRLKHGSLFKSSADEPLRKTLPVVGLFAAYVLSLETLGFDVATVLFLALFLILKGERNWLLVGGYSVAFGLGVAFFFSQMLPYPMTLLLLPS; this is encoded by the coding sequence ATGTCTGAATATAAACGTGACTATGGGGACTTTATCGTTCTCATGGGCCTGGCTGGCTTTACGCTGTGGTATTTATTAGATGCCATTCGTGTATCGGCTACTCCCCAGAATCTGCTGCTCATACTGCCACTTGCCATCATAGTGCTAGCGATTATCGCGCTTGAGTTAGCGCTGCGCTTGAAGCATGGCTCGCTATTCAAGTCTTCTGCAGACGAGCCCCTGCGTAAAACATTACCCGTGGTGGGCTTATTTGCCGCCTATGTATTGTCACTTGAAACCTTGGGCTTTGATGTTGCCACCGTGCTTTTTTTGGCACTGTTCTTGATCCTGAAAGGGGAGCGCAACTGGTTACTGGTAGGTGGCTATAGCGTTGCTTTTGGGCTTGGTGTCGCGTTCTTTTTTTCGCAGATGCTGCCTTATCCCATGACACTACTGCTGCTACCAAGCTAA
- a CDS encoding helix-turn-helix domain-containing protein gives MIAIPLPFVVALLLSILAALLFIRREESIPSAFVFIAFCALTTTMVGLRWTFDWPLFRVLQPILASCIPVTAWYCFSSAHQRHKFRIWHLLPPMLVTLGSLTYPFWRLPLDPVLTLLYVGYGVALIKASFNASSPPEQVRISDIDKALQAERIAGVMLLMSACIDGALAIDFEVFAGAHALTILAIGHAVLLPVLTVAVIFVSLSIAPVANESASQEQQEKPTEKRKEKSHQPLTDDEVRGIVEKVDRLLVSQQVFLDPDLTLDRLARKTCIPARQISTSINRVYGRNVSQFVNEYRIERAKMLLISTDSTVTQIYLDSGFQTKSNFNREFFRVTGQTPSAFRRSAVDKEMG, from the coding sequence ATGATCGCTATTCCATTGCCTTTTGTAGTTGCCCTGTTGTTGTCTATATTGGCGGCGTTACTGTTTATTCGCCGTGAAGAATCCATACCATCGGCGTTTGTTTTTATCGCCTTCTGTGCGCTAACGACGACAATGGTGGGGCTGCGTTGGACGTTTGATTGGCCACTGTTTCGTGTATTACAACCTATCTTGGCATCCTGTATTCCAGTGACCGCCTGGTACTGCTTTTCCAGTGCACACCAACGCCATAAGTTTCGTATATGGCATCTACTACCACCAATGTTGGTTACTTTAGGTTCTCTTACTTACCCATTCTGGCGCTTGCCCTTAGACCCAGTGTTGACGCTGCTTTATGTGGGGTACGGCGTCGCGCTGATTAAAGCCTCGTTTAATGCGTCCAGCCCTCCCGAGCAAGTACGCATTTCGGATATCGATAAGGCATTGCAAGCCGAACGTATTGCCGGGGTGATGCTGTTGATGTCAGCCTGTATTGATGGAGCCTTAGCGATTGATTTTGAGGTTTTTGCAGGGGCACATGCGCTGACTATTTTGGCCATCGGTCATGCGGTATTGCTACCGGTACTTACCGTCGCGGTCATTTTTGTTAGCCTGAGTATCGCCCCAGTTGCTAATGAAAGCGCCAGCCAAGAGCAGCAGGAAAAGCCCACCGAAAAGCGCAAAGAGAAGTCCCATCAGCCCCTCACTGATGATGAAGTGAGGGGGATAGTGGAGAAAGTAGACCGCTTGCTCGTTTCTCAACAAGTGTTCCTCGACCCTGACTTGACACTGGACAGGCTCGCCAGAAAAACCTGCATCCCCGCGCGGCAGATCTCTACCTCGATCAACCGCGTTTATGGTCGTAACGTCTCGCAGTTTGTTAACGAATACCGTATTGAACGGGCAAAAATGCTACTGATCTCGACAGACAGCACCGTCACCCAGATCTACCTGGACTCGGGTTTTCAGACCAAATCCAACTTTAACCGGGAGTTTTT
- the betT gene encoding choline BCCT transporter BetT codes for MAKDNSALPSRDRLNPVVFHGSVAGILIFLVLTMVFTEQAGAFFDAGLAWVSKTFGWYYMLAIVAYLIFVVAIGMSRFGSIRLGPDHSRPEFSLLSWSAMLFAAGIGIDLLFFSVAEPVAHYLAPPDLTPESQAAMRNAVVQTYLHWGLSGWGLYVLMGMALAYFSYRHRLPLAIRSALYPILGKRIHGPIGNAVDITAVISTVFGIATSLGIGVMQLNYGLTYMFGVPETLSVQVILIVLVVILATISVVTGVEKGIRRLSEFNMLLALALMLFVLFSGDTLVLLDKVVNNAGDYLSGFVGASFDTYAFAGEDAQEWKMWWTIFFWGWWIAWTPFVGLFLARISRGRTIREFVAGALFIPLAFMMVWMSIFGNSGIELVANQGVAELGEQALNTPQTTLYTLLEYYPYVGITAAAVTVLGIVFFITSADSGALVLANFTSILSDVNHDAPVKLRIFWSAVIGLITIALLMAGGLAALQSAVVITALPFSLVIFAVMVGMYKALKLEGRKADARRMIAGSAPGGDWRERLDRALDTSTRAGAAATLEHSIRPAMTQFAQELESRGQTANVTEEHFEGESLPNLTLQVDFGDATSFVYQVCPHRMRTPSFIRADDDFYVRLDVYLAEGGQDKDLNGYTRGQVIGDLVAEYERHLHFLTLAGEQMGHVQAMPGTIGEPPENSQM; via the coding sequence ATGGCGAAAGACAATTCAGCTCTCCCCTCTCGCGACCGGCTCAACCCTGTGGTTTTCCACGGCAGTGTGGCCGGTATCCTTATCTTCTTAGTGCTCACCATGGTATTCACCGAGCAAGCAGGCGCCTTTTTTGATGCGGGTCTTGCCTGGGTGAGCAAAACCTTTGGCTGGTACTACATGCTGGCTATTGTGGCTTACCTGATATTTGTGGTTGCCATTGGTATGTCACGTTTTGGTAGTATCCGGCTTGGCCCTGATCATTCACGGCCCGAGTTTTCACTGCTCTCCTGGTCAGCCATGCTATTTGCCGCGGGTATCGGTATCGACCTGCTGTTCTTCAGTGTTGCCGAGCCGGTTGCGCACTACTTGGCACCGCCGGATTTAACCCCGGAAAGCCAGGCTGCGATGCGTAATGCCGTCGTTCAAACCTATCTGCACTGGGGGCTCTCCGGTTGGGGGCTGTACGTGTTGATGGGTATGGCGCTGGCTTACTTCAGCTACCGCCACCGCTTGCCGCTGGCTATTCGCAGTGCGCTCTACCCAATACTGGGCAAACGTATCCACGGCCCAATTGGCAATGCAGTAGACATTACTGCGGTTATTTCGACTGTGTTTGGTATTGCCACCAGTCTTGGTATTGGGGTGATGCAGCTCAACTATGGCCTCACCTATATGTTCGGCGTGCCGGAAACGCTTAGCGTGCAGGTGATCCTGATTGTGCTGGTGGTGATTTTGGCGACCATTTCCGTAGTAACCGGTGTCGAGAAAGGCATTCGCCGCCTCTCTGAGTTCAACATGCTGCTGGCATTAGCACTAATGCTATTTGTGCTCTTTTCCGGCGACACGCTGGTATTACTGGATAAAGTGGTCAATAACGCCGGTGACTATCTCTCCGGGTTTGTTGGTGCCAGCTTTGATACCTACGCCTTTGCCGGTGAAGATGCCCAAGAGTGGAAAATGTGGTGGACAATCTTCTTCTGGGGCTGGTGGATTGCCTGGACCCCATTCGTGGGCCTGTTCCTGGCGCGTATCTCCCGTGGTCGTACCATCCGTGAATTTGTCGCCGGCGCCTTGTTTATTCCGCTGGCCTTTATGATGGTGTGGATGTCAATCTTTGGTAACAGCGGTATTGAACTGGTCGCCAACCAGGGCGTTGCCGAGCTGGGTGAGCAAGCACTCAACACCCCACAAACCACGCTCTACACACTGCTCGAGTACTACCCCTACGTGGGCATTACTGCTGCCGCCGTTACTGTACTGGGCATTGTGTTCTTTATTACTTCAGCGGATTCCGGCGCGCTGGTACTGGCCAATTTCACCTCTATTTTGAGTGACGTAAACCACGATGCTCCGGTGAAACTGCGTATTTTCTGGTCAGCAGTGATCGGTCTGATCACCATCGCCTTGCTAATGGCAGGCGGGCTTGCCGCGCTGCAAAGCGCCGTAGTGATTACCGCACTGCCGTTCTCGCTGGTCATTTTTGCCGTCATGGTGGGTATGTACAAAGCGTTGAAACTTGAAGGCAGAAAAGCCGACGCCCGTCGTATGATTGCCGGTAGCGCCCCTGGTGGCGACTGGCGCGAGCGTTTGGACCGCGCCCTGGATACCTCCACACGAGCAGGTGCGGCTGCAACCCTTGAGCACTCGATTCGTCCGGCCATGACCCAGTTTGCTCAAGAGCTTGAAAGCCGCGGCCAAACCGCCAACGTCACTGAAGAGCACTTTGAAGGTGAATCACTGCCTAACTTGACGCTCCAGGTAGATTTTGGCGATGCCACAAGCTTTGTCTACCAGGTGTGCCCGCACCGCATGCGTACGCCTAGCTTCATCCGTGCAGACGATGACTTCTATGTGCGTTTGGACGTTTATCTGGCGGAAGGCGGCCAGGATAAAGACCTTAACGGTTATACCCGTGGACAGGTGATTGGTGACTTGGTGGCCGAGTATGAACGCCACCTGCACTTTCTCACCCTGGCCGGTGAGCAGATGGGCCATGTGCAGGCTATGCCCGGCACTATCGGCGAACCGCCTGAAAATTCCCAGATGTAA